A stretch of the Aegilops tauschii subsp. strangulata cultivar AL8/78 chromosome 4, Aet v6.0, whole genome shotgun sequence genome encodes the following:
- the LOC109740651 gene encoding RING-H2 finger protein ATL17-like — protein sequence MEGGGISPVSSPSRATGGQVNGRAWSAVAAASVALILLYIFWRFVWQGKKDAPRNDGTGAATSSAPPSPPSCPSHVAGGTSDGERGENERTQLPVFVHVATEKAECAVCLVEFGLGEIGRLMPGCGHGFHTACIETWFRMRSTCPLCRAAVVQERIAVDQSPRGAW from the exons ATGGAGGGCGGGGGCATTTCTCCAGTCTCGTCGCCGTCGCGGGCAACCGGCGGGCAGGTCAACGGCCGCGCTTGGTCGGCCGTCGCGGCCGCCAGCGTCGCCCTCATCCTGCTCTACATTTTTTGGCGGTTCGTATGGCAGGGCAAGAAAGACGCGCCGAGGAACGACGGCACCGGCGCCGCCACCTCGTCCGCTCCACCGTCGCCACCTTCATGCCCGTCGCACGTGGCTGGCGGAACGAGCGACGGAGAACGCGGCGAGAACGAGAGGACGCAGCTCCCGGTATTCGTGCACGTGGCCACGGAGAAG GCGGAGTGTGCGGTGTGCCTGGTGGAGTTTGGGCTCGGCGAGATCGGGCGGCTCATGCCGGGCTGCGGCCACGGGTTCCACACCGCCTGCATCGAGACGTGGTTCCGGATGAGATCGACATGTCCGCTCTGCCGCGCCGCGGTGGTACAAGAGCGGATCGCCGTTGATCAGTCTCCACGTGGCGCGTGGTAA
- the LOC109740646 gene encoding RING-H2 finger protein ATL64-like, whose amino-acid sequence MSSSEMEDSSLSSDIRFYSYAVLASFGVAAVLVVCFWQLYKLTVSARPQDMLPVSSSSGNAAALRLGDVSALPVFVDGGNGDGAPVGVECAVCLAEMTDGERGRLLPRCGHRFHVECIDRWFRSNSTCPLCRVAVFGEPSTLEAQKGASLSVPVVVLQG is encoded by the coding sequence ATGTCGAGCTCCGAGATGGAGGACTCCTCGCTGAGCAGCGACATCAGGTTCTATTCGTACGCGGTTCTCGCGTCGTTCGGCGTGGCGGCCGTCCTCGTGGTGTGCTTCTGGCAGCTGTACAAACTCACCGTGTCCGCGCGCCCGCAGGACATGCTGCCCGTCTCTTCCTCCTCCGGCAATGCGGCGGCGCTGAGGCTGGGGGACGTCTCGGCGCTCCCCGTGTTCGTGGACGGTGGCAATGGCGACGGCGCCCCTGTGGGCGTGGAGTGCGCGGTGTGCCTCGCGGAGATGACGGATGGCGAGAGGGGCCGGCTCTTGCCGCGGTGCGGACACCGATTCCACGTCGAGTGCATCGATCGGTGGTTCCGGTCCAACTCCACATGCCCGCTCTGCCGCGTCGCGGTCTTCGGCGAGCCGAGCACGCTGGAGGCTCAAAAGGGTGCCTCCTTGTCTGTGCCCGTGGTTGTGTTGCAAGGTTGA